CAGCGAGAGCGGGACGATCGTTTCCCAGTAGTAGCCGTGGCCGGCCGTCCACGGCTACTACTGGGAAACGATCGTCCCGCTCTCGCTGTCGCTGTGGGGGCTTGCGATCGGCGTGGTCATCCTGCTGGAATCGACGAGCCACCTGTTCAGCAACTACCACCGCTCGAAGCTCAAGAAGCGCGCCTTCTCCGGACTGATCGGGATCCTCTCGTGGTGGTGGCTGGCGGCGCTGTCCCTGCGATTTATGGACGCGCTGGCGAAGTTCCTGCTGCCCTCACTCGAGGAGATCGCGCTGTTCGAGACCGCGTCCTTCGCGGCCATCGGCGTCATCGGGCTGGTCATCTCGCTGTCGGTCGATCTCGCCCTCTTCGTCATCATCGGGCTGATCTACCTGATTCGACAGCTGGTGCTGTACCTGTTCGTCCTGCTGATGCCGATCCTGATCGTCCTCTGGGTGCCTGGCGTCGGGCCGTTCACGCTGGTCTCGCGGTTCATGAAGAAGCTCGCGGGATTCTACGTGCCGTTCCTGTTCATGTCGGTCCCGGTCGCGCTGCTCTTTCGCGTCGGGGGCCTGCTCGGCCAGAGCGCCAGTCTCTCGGCCGGCGGGATCGGTACCTGGCTGACGGCGCTGGTTGTGCCGTTCGCGGCGGTACTCTCGCCGTTCGTGCTGTTCTGGCAGGCCGGCGCGATCATGTTCATGGCCGACCGGGCGGCTCGCCACGTCTCGGCACAGCGAGCACGCCGGCGCTCGACGACCGGTAAGGAACAGGTCCAGCGCGCCGGCCACGCCGGTCGGAACTTCGTCCGCGGCGTTCGCGACGAACCGGCGGTCAGGACCGACGGCCAGACAGTGTTCGGTTCGGGCGACTCGACGGCCCACGCGGCCGGTCGGCGGGTGAACCGGACCGGCTCACGACTCGGCGAACGGTTCCGTCGCGGCGGTGACGACGGAGATGGTGGCGGATCGGGGCGGCGGAGCAACGGCGGATCTGATCGACGAAGCAACGGCGGAAACCGCGAGTCGAGGACTGACGAGGCCGCCGGACGCGGTGACGCCGGTTCTGGTGACGGCGGCGGTCGCTCGACGACCACGGGCTCAGGTCGCGACCGCAGTGACGATCGGTCCGGCCGAAGTTCCGACGAAGGTAGCAGTAGCGATTCCAGCGGCGGGACGAGTCGTGACCGCGACACGAGTCGAAGCGACCGCAGTCGCGACACCCTGCGCGACAGCGACACCACGGGCGAATCGAACGGCGACGCGAGCGACGACAGCGGTTCTGCAGGTGAGAGCAATGAGTAACGGAACGGACCCATCCAAACGCATTCCGAAGTCACTCGGTACCGACACGCAACTCCTCGGGCAGTACTCGCTGACCGACCTCATCGTCGCCGGCATGCCCGGCGTGATCGTCATCCTGCTGACGCAGGTGGTCCTGCCGACGGACCTCGCGGTCGCCGGTATCTCGGTGACTGTGCTCACGATCCCGCTCGCAGTCGTCGGGATCGCCGTCGGCGCGACGTTCGTCTACCTGACGCCCGGCTACACCAACAGCCTCGACTGGCTGGAGCAGTTCGTCGGATTCCACCAGAGCGACTCGAACCTCGACCACGAGCAAGCGAAGGAATACACGCACGTCGAGCGCGTCCTGCCCGAGCACGACGCCGTCGTGCGGACCGACGGCGCACTCGTGGGCGCGGTCCACGTCGAACCGGCGACGATGGCGCTGGCGACCGACGACGAATGGCAGTCGAAGGCCGAGGCGTTCCAGGACTTCGTCAACACGACCGTCGAGTTTCCGGTGCAGTTCTACTCGACGACCCAGTCTTTCCCGGCCGACGAGTACCTCGACGCCTACGAGTCGCGACTCGGCGATCCGGACGTCGAGGCGAACCCGAAGCTCGAGGCGCTGATCGAACACTACGTCGCCTGGTACGAGGACGAACTCGTCCGCCGGCAGATGACGATCCGGGACCACTACGTTGTCGTGCCGGTCACGCCGGCGGAGGTCCGCTTCGAGCGCGACGGGATCGTCCAGAAGATCGCCGACCTGCGCGTGATCGGGACGCTCGTCCGGGCGGCGACCTCGCCGCCAAAGGCCGCCGAGCAGGCCGCGATGGCCGAGGAACTCGACGAGCGTCTCCGACGCGTCGAGCGTGGCCTTCGCGGGATCGAGGACGTGAACGCCAGTCGGATCGACGCGACGGAGTTCACCCGCGTCATCGGCGAGTTCTGGGCCGGTCGCGACCTCGAACACGGCGATCTGGCCCACCGCATTCGAACCACGCCCCTCGTTGGAGGAACTGACTCATGATTCGCGAGAAGCTTCCATTCCCACGAACCGACGACGAACAGCCAGACGAAAACGAACACGGAGCGTCCGACAGTAGCCACAGCGACGACGGCGACGAAGGCCGCGAGACGCGAGCGGTCACCGTCGAGTACGACCGGTCGGACGAGGCGGTCGGCACCGTCCCGGAGATCCACCAGTCGCTGGTCGCACCCTCGGCCATCGAGCGGACGCCCGCCGCGATCCGGACCGGCGATCGGTGGGCGAAGACGCTGTGGGCCGGCGAGTATCCCGACGCGCCGATGGATGGCTTCCTTGAGGAAGTCTACGCGGCCGCCGAAACGCGAACGACCGACGTGAGCATTCACCTCGATCCGCGCGACACGCAGGCGACGCTGGACACCCTCGAAAACCGGATCGAGGACCTCCAGGCCGACCTCGAGTATCTGACCGAGAAGCACCGCGCGAGTTCCCGCGGCGTCGAGAAGGACCTCGCCGACCACGAGGAGATGTACGACGTCCTCCGGAACACGCCGATGGAGGCCTTCGACATCTCGACGTATCTCGCCGTTCGGGGCGAGGACCGCGACGACGCGGACGCCAGCGACGTGATCACGACTGCGCGGCGAGCGCCAGCGAATCTGACGCCCGTCGCGCCGCGCTGGTCACAGTTGGACGCGCTCACCGCAGCGAGTCCGATCGCGACCGACGAGTTCGACGAGACGCTGGACGCGACGACGCCCATGCTCGGCGGCGCAGTCGGCGCGATGTTCCCCTTCGTTTCCGGTGCGTTCGCCGAGCCAGGGATCGAATACGGCACCTACGCGCTCAACGAGAGCCCGCTGATCCTCGATCGCTTCGCGCGGGAAACCGGCTACTGTACCATGATTATCGGCCGCCTCGGCGCGGGCAAATCCTTCGCGACGAAGTTGCGACTGGTTCGGCGGGCGATGTACGACGAGGATACGATCGTCGTCATGCTCGACCCGATGCGGGGGTTTGCGGGCGTCAGCGAGGCCCTCGGCGGCGAGCAGATCACCGTCGGTGGGACGCGCAGGCTGAACCCGCTGGAGATCAAGCCGACGCCCGAGCACGTCCTCAACGCGGTGGATGACCTCGACCCGTGGGGCGAGCAGATCACGTGGGTGATGACCTTCTTCGGGACGTTCTTCGAGCACGTCGCGGACAACCCGCTCGGCGAGCGCAGTCAGACGCTCCGCCGGGCGACGCAGGCGGCCTACCGCCGGCAGGGAATCACGCGCGATCCGGCGACCCACGCGAAAGCGTCGCCGACGATCCGGGACGTGATCGCCGTGCTGGAGGACTTCGCCGCCGATCCCGGCGAGTTCGGCTACGAGACCGACGGCGAGAAACAGGCCGTCCGCAAGGACGCCGAGTCGCTGCTGAAGGACCTGCGACCGTCGTTCCGTGATGAGGGGGCGTTGGCCAACCTCGCGAAGCCCACCGAGTTCGACCTGGATTCGAAGGTCATCTACCTGGATCTCCACCAGGAGGAGGGCGCGGAGGGCCGAGCGGAGACGACGCTGACGATGCAGGTGCTGTTCAACAGCGTCTACGAGCGCGTCAAGCAGACCGAGAAGAAGGTCGTGTTCACCATCGACGAGGCCCACTACCTGATGAACGACGCCTCGTCGCTGGACTTCCTGGAAACGGCCGTCCGGCACAGCCGGCACTTCGATCTGAGTCTGGAGTTCGTCACGCAGACCGGCGGCGAGTTCGCGCTCACGCCGGAGGCCCGGACCATCGCCAATCTCTGTTCGATCACGCTGCTCCACCGCGTGAACGAGGAGGACGACAAGATCGCACAGTGGTTCGACCTGAACGATCGGCAGGCGAGTTGGGTCACGTCGGCGAAGGCCGGCGAGGACGAGGACGGCTACTCCGAGGCGCTGATCGGGATCGATCAGGAAGGCTGGTTCCCGCTGCGGATCCGCGCGAGCGACTACGAGGCGAGCGTGATCGACGGCGGCGGGGACTTCGACGGAGGTGGCGAGTCGGGGACATGACGCGGGAGTACGTCCAGGTCACGCCCTTCCGGAGCGACCTCGCGCCCGGGACGGTCGTCGAACAACTCGGCGCGCTGCATGCGCTCGATTCGAATAGTGGCGGTTTGCTTGCCGGTCTCGACTCGCTCGGAGACGGCGGGCCACCCACCTTCGAGTTTCTCACGATCAGCGCCGGCAGCGACGAACCGGTCGAGTTCTACTACGGCGCCGACCGGCGTCTCGACGCATTCGAGGAGCGACTCCGGACGCTGTATCCCTCGACGTTCGTCGTCGAGCGCGCGCAGGTCGATCCGATGGCCCGCCTCGTTCCTGACGGCGAAGTCGAGGACCGCGAGAGCGACGTGATCGACGAATTCGAGCCCCGGGGCGTCCGGTGGGTCGGCGACGCGATACGCACGCGGGACTGGATGACCACGATTCCGGCGTTTACCGACACAGTCGGGCAGGGCGATGACCACTCCCGCGCGCCGCTGGCACCGCTGATCGATCGACTCACCGCTGCCGACCATCCGGTCGCGTTCCAGGTACTCTTCGAGCGCAAGCCCGACTGGACGGCAGACGCTCGGGCCCGCGAACGACGCCTGCGCGACGGCGAAGATCGTCTCCTCGATCGATTCCTGAGCGAACTCTTCGTCGGGGCCGGCGCCGACCGCAATGCGGTCGATGCGGACGAGTTCCAGGACCCCGGCGGTCGCGAGCGTGTGACTTCGATCGAGAACAAACGGCCCGGACGGACGTTCACCGCGAACCTGCGAGCGCTCGCTCTCGTTCCTGACGAAGAGAAGGGTGAAGACGACGAAGACAGCGAGGCAATCGATCGGCTACTCGAGGACCTCGTGCCTACCTTCGATCACCTTTCGGGAACGCACTACGGCGTGACGGGGCGGCGACTTAGCGATGGCTGGCTGGAGGAGCGCCGCGCCACCCGCGCATTCGCTCGCTTTCGCGAGCGCGAGATCACCACCGGTCGATGGGGATCGATTCGGCCCGACCTCGTACTCAACGCCGACGAACTCGCGAACGTGACGGTCGTCCCGCCCTCGACACAGCTCACGACCGAGGGCGGTCGCGGTGCCGAGGCGAACCCCGAGAGTCGGTCGCCGCTTCCCCGGCCGACGGCCGACCACATGGACCAGTTCCGCGAGGGGATGGCGATCGGGTACGCCCTCGACGAGAACGGCGAACCCGAAGATGAACCCACGCGCGTCCCGCCAGGCTTGCTCACGACGCACTACCTCCGGGCGGCGACGACCGGCGCCGGCAAGTCCAAGGCCCTGGTCAACGACGCGCTCTCGCTATACGAGGCAACCGACGGTCCGGTTGTGCTGATCGACCCGAAGGGCGACGGCATGAGCGAGAACTACATGCGCGCCCACGCCGCCCGCTTCGGGGCCGACGACCTCGCGGCGAACGTCCTGCACTTTCCCGTGCCGGACGTGCTGCCGGGCTTTTCGTTCTTCAATATCGAGCGCGACCTCGATGCCGGCCGAGCGCGGGTGGACGCCGTCCAGAACGTCGCCGATCACTACGAGGAGATCCTGAAACTCGCGATGGGCGAAAACCGTTACGAGCAGGCTATCGTCGCGCCGAACCTGATCAAGTACCTCGTCAAGGCGCTGTTCGACGAGGAGTACGGACGCGAGAACGGCCTCTACCGCGAGTCCGTCGATTACTTCGCCCACACGCAACTCGAGCACGTCCTCGATCAACTGTGGGCCGCGGGCCCGCCGGACGGTGACATCAGCGAAGCCCCGCAGGCCAGTCAGAACGAGGTCCAGCGGAAGATCAATCGCCAGCTCGAACTCGATTCGAACACCTTCGCGACGGTCATGGGCGGGGTAAGCAACCGCCTCGATTACGTCACTCAGGACGCCCACCTGCGGCGGATCTTCGACAACACCGAGCCCCGCTTCGACTTCCGGGACGTCCTCGACGAGAACACGGTCGTCCTCTTCGACCTCGGCGACCTCCGCGACGAGGCCGCCCGACTGATGACCGGCGTGATCCTGACGAACCTCGAGGATGCCCTGGAGACCCGCGATCGGACCGTCGATGAACTTCCAGAGGACTACGCGGTGAACCTGCTCGTTGACGAGGCGGCGTCGGTCGTCGTCTCGGACGTGATGAACGACCTGCTGGAGAAAGGCCGGAGTTTCGGGCTCTCGGTCGGTCTCTCCCTGCAGTTCCCCGAGCAGATCGAGGCTGAGGGCGACCATCAGGTGTATCTCAACGTGCTCAACGACGTGGCGACGACGCTCGTCGGCAAGATCGCCGTCGATCGCGAGATCGCGCGGGCGATGGCCCACGAGGAGATGGACCCCGCAGCGTTCGCCAACCGGATCCGGTCGCTCCCGCGCGGCGAGTGGATCGCCCAACTCCCGAGTCCGACCTTCGGCGAGACCGGGCCCGAACCGTTCAGTCTCGAACCGCTGCCGATCCCGGATGGTCATCCCGAAAGCGACGACCCGCTCGACCGCCGCCAGGAGCGGCAGTTCGCGGACGCCCTCGAACGGGTCCACGAGCGAACGGCGGCCGAGTACGGCGTGCCCGAAGACGACGATCTGCCGGTCGATCGAACGCCCGACGCCGTCCGGGAGATCCTCGGCGCGGACGATAGCGGTCTGGATCGAGCGCTGGCGAGCGCGATCCGGATCGTCCAGATGCGGACTGGCGAGCACGAGACCAACGGTTGGGTGCCGGTCGCCGACGTGGACGACGAACTCCGGGCCTGTTACGACGCCGCCGACGTAGAAGAGCCACCGCCGGAGTACGAGACTCTTGCCGACGTGCGCGAGCGGTCGCGACTCATCAACGTAGATCTCGACGATTCGGGCGAGACGGTCGTCGCCCGGTTGACCGACGCGGGCGAGGACGCCGTCGCCATCGACACCGGCGACGTTCGAGCGGCCGGCGGGGATCGCCACGACGCCATGCTCGCCGAGATCGAGCAGGCGCTGACGCCGCTCGGATTCACCGTCACGATCGAGGAGCAGGACGGCGCCGATCGCCCCGACGCGACGGCGTTCCACCCGGACCTGGACGTCGAATTTTACGTCGAGGCCGAGACGACCACGCCCGACAAGCCGGCGAAGGTGCTCCGGAACTTCCGCCGAGCGCAGGACGACGGGTGCATCCCGCTGTTCGTCGTCGAGACTGGCGTCGAGTCGGTGACCCACTGGGCCGAGCGCCTCGACGGCATTCTGAATCCGCCCGTCAAGCGACGGACGGGCGGCGAGACCCACTTCTACATCACCGACGAGTCGATCACGTTCGGTGGCGGGGCCCGAGCGGAAGGTGGCGCTACTGCCGTCCGGCCGGTAACCGATGGATCGCGACGGACCGTCTGGGTCGAGGATGGCGACGAGTTTGTGCTTCGCGACGGCAAGGGGACCGATCACGCTCGCGTTGACGATCCAACCGACCCGTCGAAGGACCGATTCCCCGCGCTCTACAGCTACGACCCCGGATCGGGCGAGTTCACCGTTCGCGAGCACGGCGAGACACACGTCTACGACTCCCGGGACGCCTTCGAGGCGGACTGGGTTCGC
The Halorhabdus rudnickae DNA segment above includes these coding regions:
- a CDS encoding VirB4 family type IV secretion system protein, whose protein sequence is MIREKLPFPRTDDEQPDENEHGASDSSHSDDGDEGRETRAVTVEYDRSDEAVGTVPEIHQSLVAPSAIERTPAAIRTGDRWAKTLWAGEYPDAPMDGFLEEVYAAAETRTTDVSIHLDPRDTQATLDTLENRIEDLQADLEYLTEKHRASSRGVEKDLADHEEMYDVLRNTPMEAFDISTYLAVRGEDRDDADASDVITTARRAPANLTPVAPRWSQLDALTAASPIATDEFDETLDATTPMLGGAVGAMFPFVSGAFAEPGIEYGTYALNESPLILDRFARETGYCTMIIGRLGAGKSFATKLRLVRRAMYDEDTIVVMLDPMRGFAGVSEALGGEQITVGGTRRLNPLEIKPTPEHVLNAVDDLDPWGEQITWVMTFFGTFFEHVADNPLGERSQTLRRATQAAYRRQGITRDPATHAKASPTIRDVIAVLEDFAADPGEFGYETDGEKQAVRKDAESLLKDLRPSFRDEGALANLAKPTEFDLDSKVIYLDLHQEEGAEGRAETTLTMQVLFNSVYERVKQTEKKVVFTIDEAHYLMNDASSLDFLETAVRHSRHFDLSLEFVTQTGGEFALTPEARTIANLCSITLLHRVNEEDDKIAQWFDLNDRQASWVTSAKAGEDEDGYSEALIGIDQEGWFPLRIRASDYEASVIDGGGDFDGGGESGT
- a CDS encoding ATP-binding protein, with product MTREYVQVTPFRSDLAPGTVVEQLGALHALDSNSGGLLAGLDSLGDGGPPTFEFLTISAGSDEPVEFYYGADRRLDAFEERLRTLYPSTFVVERAQVDPMARLVPDGEVEDRESDVIDEFEPRGVRWVGDAIRTRDWMTTIPAFTDTVGQGDDHSRAPLAPLIDRLTAADHPVAFQVLFERKPDWTADARARERRLRDGEDRLLDRFLSELFVGAGADRNAVDADEFQDPGGRERVTSIENKRPGRTFTANLRALALVPDEEKGEDDEDSEAIDRLLEDLVPTFDHLSGTHYGVTGRRLSDGWLEERRATRAFARFREREITTGRWGSIRPDLVLNADELANVTVVPPSTQLTTEGGRGAEANPESRSPLPRPTADHMDQFREGMAIGYALDENGEPEDEPTRVPPGLLTTHYLRAATTGAGKSKALVNDALSLYEATDGPVVLIDPKGDGMSENYMRAHAARFGADDLAANVLHFPVPDVLPGFSFFNIERDLDAGRARVDAVQNVADHYEEILKLAMGENRYEQAIVAPNLIKYLVKALFDEEYGRENGLYRESVDYFAHTQLEHVLDQLWAAGPPDGDISEAPQASQNEVQRKINRQLELDSNTFATVMGGVSNRLDYVTQDAHLRRIFDNTEPRFDFRDVLDENTVVLFDLGDLRDEAARLMTGVILTNLEDALETRDRTVDELPEDYAVNLLVDEAASVVVSDVMNDLLEKGRSFGLSVGLSLQFPEQIEAEGDHQVYLNVLNDVATTLVGKIAVDREIARAMAHEEMDPAAFANRIRSLPRGEWIAQLPSPTFGETGPEPFSLEPLPIPDGHPESDDPLDRRQERQFADALERVHERTAAEYGVPEDDDLPVDRTPDAVREILGADDSGLDRALASAIRIVQMRTGEHETNGWVPVADVDDELRACYDAADVEEPPPEYETLADVRERSRLINVDLDDSGETVVARLTDAGEDAVAIDTGDVRAAGGDRHDAMLAEIEQALTPLGFTVTIEEQDGADRPDATAFHPDLDVEFYVEAETTTPDKPAKVLRNFRRAQDDGCIPLFVVETGVESVTHWAERLDGILNPPVKRRTGGETHFYITDESITFGGGARAEGGATAVRPVTDGSRRTVWVEDGDEFVLRDGKGTDHARVDDPTDPSKDRFPALYSYDPGSGEFTVREHGETHVYDSRDAFEADWVRVRRPFVPAIELGDSAFGAEAYATVIVPGDSGDLDEPVVFEDGAIRSLDTLTEFETGTADSTEEADRWADLADDPDAAIGVFAAERLREDGDATVTTAAVYDAYCEWAEDRGLPVESKNWFARRLSNHVSFERTAENRDGTTVRCYAGIDLQGGSGNDSA